A single Anopheles arabiensis isolate DONGOLA chromosome 2, AaraD3, whole genome shotgun sequence DNA region contains:
- the LOC120897544 gene encoding T-complex protein 11-like protein 2 gives MTHPTGLYNRKKSLPVGEENKNHVLRLLADLLERASLSTNNAKNIGFIIRSKRNEPEKFVAVCELERVLDDKDLLHELAMNYKFHDRSTAPDSFITQFTKLAKDAYWNRMQDELSLKPPSYNMVIQLIRDIKQSFKSLLRGKNDRALYTVTLLLDEKQLMRDSVQVRNATVLNEFRLIITNLMGMVCCPARDEEIMKLKRETEPIAQLRGIMEVLEKMKYEMANYLLASTRPTIMHYSINYEREKFSEMRATFGRKKFPNTMAWLKRTLSSINRTHSGVVVGDASCSKNFQTVKLIDIHMPEYFVEPYQELIQIEKRYPLPELLEIDAGRLVQLKEQMFRLCACAASMQITFKSVPSMVTHPRRQHLAAQLTIASTNFPVKYNQSEMLKNICSCVLASITEHSQESNGPLITENKKISLHAQIVSINCRTSAYSSVRVQLMAYLKHLLLIENRQHVSFPVEFQDYREQTIELARQFIILVTFNFSVYGSFYLKAVNEG, from the exons ATGACACATCCTACCGG TTTGTATAATCGTAAGAAGAGTCTTCCTGTTggagaggaaaacaaaaaccacgtCCTCCGTCTATTGGCCGACCTTTTGGAAAGGGCAAGCCTTAGTACGAACAACGCAAAAAACATAGGATTCATTATTCGGTCAAAACGTAATGAGCCGGAAAAATTCGTTGCCGTGTGTGAGTTGGAACGCGTGCTGGACGACAAGGATCTCTTGCACGAGTTGGCCATGAACTACAAATTCCATGATAGATCCACAGCTCCTGATTCGTTTATTACCCAGTTCACTAAGCTGGCGAAAGATGCCTACTGGAATCGAATGCAAGATGAGCTGTCGCTTAAACCTCCCAGCTACAATATGGTGATTCAGCTGATTCGGGATATAAAGCAGTCATTTAAATCCTTGCTGCGAGGAAAAAATGATCGTGCATTGTATACGGTTACCTTGTTGCTGGATGAAAAGCAGTTGATGCGTGACAGTGTACAGGTACGCAACGCTACTGTTCTTAATGAATTTCGTCTCATAATCACCAACCTCATGGGAATGGTCTGTTGCCCGGCACGTGATGAAGAAATCATGAAACTGAAAAGAGAAACTGAACCCATTGCCCAGCTGCGCGGAATAATGGAGGTGCTGGAGAAAATGAAGTATGAAATGGCCAACTATTTGCTCGCATCCACACGTCCTACCATCATGCACTACTCCATCAACTATGAGCGAGAAAAGTTTAGCGAAATGAGGGCGACATTTGGTCGTAAAAAGTTCCCAAACACTATGGCGTGGTTAAAGCGCACACTTTCTTCCATCAACCGCACTCACAGTGGCGTTGTGGTGGGCGATGCGTCTTGCTCTAAGAATTTCCAAACAGTTAAGCTGATCGATATTCACATGCCGGAATATTTTGTCGAACCGTACCAAGAGTTGATCCAAATTGAGAAACGATATCCGTTGCCGGAGCTGCTAGAGATCGATGCTGGACGTTTGGTACAACTGAAAGAACAAATGTTTCGCTTGTGTGCTTGTGCCGCCAGTATGCAGATCACGTTCAAATCTGTACCAAGTATGGTCACTCATCCGAGGCGTCAACATTTAGCTGCTCAACTGACCATCGCGAGCACAAACTTCCCTGTGAAATACAACCAGAGTGAAATGCTAAAGAACATTTGTTCATGTGTCCTTGCTAGTATCACAGAACATTCGCAGGAATCGAATGGGCCGCTGATTACTGAAAACAAGAAGATTTCCCTGCACGCTCAAATAGTCAGCATTAACTGCCGCACTTCGGCTTACTCCTCAGTAAGAGTGCAACTAATGGCATATTTGAAGCACCTGCTACTTATCGAAAATAGACAACATGTTTCATTTCCAGTTGAGTTCCAAGATTATCGCGAGCAGACGATTGAACTAGCTAGACAATTTATTATTCTTGTCACCTTTAACTTTAGCGTATACGGTTCGTTCTACTTGAAGGCTGTGAACGAGGGATAA